A window of Funiculus sociatus GB2-C1 contains these coding sequences:
- a CDS encoding FHA domain-containing protein, whose amino-acid sequence MNPASLRLRLSWDDPATGERREPILSVPIALGREFNQMPGEINGRRVSRMVLNSLEVSRFHVLIEQDADGVVVIDQNSSNGTFVNGQRQTRSILANGDTLQMGPYQIIVTFAASTQAPSPSGNSQILFNPDTDLPDPNISQPAPQPVVAVGSSFPPPVFGADQVVVQDLHATGLSVDEVDYAAVGAGLGSFVWVDLLRISGVKSDRIAALGMEAQPYARYKRLCMNSQIPLHERLRSNSDSCPDNIWGWPSYALREAWRDLFKGSIGTALGYLWQVFAEPTFAQTYTPRAGNVFDSIDREAKRIGWEQIFRYGSVRSIRKTEDGRYAIAYSRTSANRRDHAFLIARNVQLATGYPAIQFLPDLQEYREKTGDFKSVVNAYEEHNHVYEHLEQYGGTVMIRGRGIVASRIVQRIYEARKKNQNIALLHLMRSPKPQGNKFGTSQRTVENHYEFQPFNWPKACWGGELRVMLEKADPQARSRLLADWGGTTTADRGDWKRIVEEGIRQGWYQIAFGAVEKVERDPQSSATGHTITYIQEKGLKGQIRLEADFIIDATGLDAKVKASPLLNDLVSHYNLPLHENGRIAVANDFEIVDMRSSRGRMYAAGAMTLGGPYAAVDSFLGLQYAALCTVDSLAAARSPGMHRLNLFSSLGQWLKWAANQSP is encoded by the coding sequence ATGAATCCCGCATCCCTGCGCCTTCGGCTTAGCTGGGACGACCCAGCAACGGGAGAACGACGCGAACCAATACTCTCCGTCCCAATTGCGCTAGGACGAGAATTTAATCAGATGCCAGGTGAAATTAACGGGCGTCGCGTCTCCCGGATGGTTCTTAATAGTCTTGAAGTTTCGCGCTTCCACGTCCTAATTGAACAGGATGCAGACGGCGTGGTAGTAATTGACCAAAACAGCAGCAACGGCACCTTTGTTAATGGGCAACGTCAGACGCGGAGCATTTTGGCGAACGGCGACACGCTGCAAATGGGCCCCTACCAAATTATTGTCACCTTCGCTGCCAGTACACAAGCGCCGTCCCCTTCTGGCAATTCCCAGATTTTATTTAATCCAGATACCGATTTACCCGACCCCAACATTAGTCAGCCTGCACCTCAACCAGTGGTGGCGGTTGGTAGTAGCTTTCCCCCGCCTGTGTTTGGGGCAGACCAAGTTGTAGTGCAAGACCTCCATGCTACCGGGTTGTCGGTGGATGAAGTGGACTATGCGGCAGTTGGGGCGGGGTTGGGCAGCTTTGTCTGGGTGGATTTATTGAGAATTTCTGGGGTAAAAAGCGATCGCATTGCGGCTTTGGGGATGGAGGCGCAGCCCTACGCCCGTTACAAGCGGCTTTGCATGAATTCGCAAATTCCCTTGCACGAACGGTTGCGCTCAAACTCAGATTCTTGTCCAGATAATATTTGGGGTTGGCCTAGCTATGCTTTACGGGAAGCTTGGCGCGACTTGTTTAAGGGAAGTATTGGTACAGCATTAGGGTATTTATGGCAAGTGTTTGCTGAACCAACCTTTGCCCAAACTTACACCCCCCGCGCTGGTAATGTATTTGACTCAATAGATAGAGAAGCCAAACGGATTGGTTGGGAGCAAATATTTCGCTACGGAAGCGTGCGGTCGATTCGGAAAACAGAGGATGGAAGGTATGCGATCGCTTATTCTCGCACCAGCGCCAACCGCCGCGACCATGCTTTTTTAATCGCCCGCAACGTACAACTAGCAACTGGCTATCCAGCAATTCAGTTTCTCCCTGATTTGCAAGAATACCGCGAAAAAACAGGCGATTTTAAATCAGTGGTGAATGCCTACGAGGAACATAACCACGTCTACGAACATTTAGAGCAATATGGCGGGACGGTGATGATTCGGGGACGGGGAATTGTCGCTTCGCGGATTGTACAGCGAATTTATGAAGCTAGAAAGAAAAATCAGAATATTGCGCTGTTACACTTGATGCGATCGCCCAAACCCCAAGGCAACAAATTTGGCACCTCTCAGCGTACCGTCGAAAATCACTACGAATTTCAACCCTTTAACTGGCCCAAAGCCTGCTGGGGCGGCGAATTGCGGGTAATGCTCGAAAAAGCCGATCCCCAAGCGCGATCGCGCTTACTGGCAGACTGGGGAGGCACCACCACCGCAGACCGTGGAGACTGGAAGCGCATCGTAGAAGAAGGCATCCGCCAAGGCTGGTATCAAATCGCCTTTGGTGCAGTTGAAAAAGTCGAACGCGACCCGCAATCGTCAGCAACAGGACACACCATCACCTACATTCAAGAAAAAGGCTTAAAAGGGCAAATTCGGCTGGAAGCTGACTTTATCATTGATGCCACCGGACTTGATGCCAAAGTCAAAGCAAGTCCCCTGCTTAACGACCTTGTTAGCCATTACAACCTCCCCTTGCACGAAAACGGGCGCATAGCCGTCGCCAACGACTTTGAAATTGTTGATATGCGCTCCTCACGCGGGCGAATGTATGCTGCTGGTGCCATGACACTAGGTGGCCCCTACGCTGCTGTTGATAGCTTCCTTGGCTTGCAGTATGCCGCACTTTGTACAGTTGATAGCCTCGCAGCCGCGCGATCGCCTGGAATGCACCGATTAAACCTTTTTAGTTCCCTTGGACAATGGCTGAAATGGGCAGCAAATCAATCCCCCTAG
- a CDS encoding FHA domain-containing protein has protein sequence MNELTLEWYEATQVKSLTINDHQISKNPGTIRIGRDPARCDIVLTDPTVSGLHVEIFFQAQQQSFYLRSLRESNPPLVDGCSIAQGEVALSQGSIFYLGQMELKVTAVCLGAIAVPATIIMPLSSPAAKAVAPGTTRPNPSVTYGLQCFACNKVSPYKQLNLGCPWCGTSLAAALSVLVTPNGN, from the coding sequence ATGAACGAACTAACTTTAGAGTGGTACGAAGCAACGCAGGTAAAAAGCCTGACAATTAACGACCACCAAATCAGTAAAAACCCTGGAACAATCCGCATCGGTCGTGACCCAGCTCGATGCGATATCGTACTGACAGATCCCACAGTATCGGGACTGCACGTCGAAATTTTTTTTCAAGCGCAGCAGCAAAGCTTCTACTTGCGTTCCCTGCGAGAAAGTAATCCCCCTCTAGTGGATGGATGCAGCATTGCTCAAGGCGAAGTAGCTCTGAGTCAGGGTAGCATTTTTTACTTAGGGCAGATGGAACTAAAAGTCACTGCTGTTTGTCTGGGCGCGATCGCTGTTCCCGCGACTATAATAATGCCACTGTCCTCCCCAGCAGCAAAAGCAGTAGCTCCGGGTACTACCCGCCCTAACCCATCTGTAACCTACGGACTGCAATGTTTTGCTTGTAATAAAGTTTCTCCGTATAAGCAGCTAAATTTGGGATGTCCCTGGTGTGGCACTTCCTTAGCAGCAGCACTCAGTGTATTAGTAACTCCCAACGGCAACTAA